From one Triticum urartu cultivar G1812 chromosome 3, Tu2.1, whole genome shotgun sequence genomic stretch:
- the LOC125543037 gene encoding auxin-responsive protein IAA1-like gives MSAETERSSTESSAASGLDFEDTALTLTLRLPGDPDRKRGASSSSCCSLADRSSLLAEAPPAPKARVVGWPPVRSFRKNALENVAAGSTRAACAPAKFVKVAVDGAPYLRKVNLRDYAGYDQLLRALQGKFCSHFTIRKFANDEMKLVDAVNGTEYVPTYEDKDGDWMLVGDVPWKMFEEACQRVRLMKNSEAVNIAPRAAR, from the exons ATGTCGGCGGAGACGGAGCGGAGCTCCACGGAGTCGTCCGCGGCGTCCGGGCTCGACTTCGAGGACACCGCGCTCACGCTCACCCTGCGCCTGCCCGGCGACCCCGACCGCAAGCgcggcgcctcctcctcctcctgctgctcCCTCGCCGACCGCTCCTCCCTCCTCGCCGAGGCTCCGCCGGCCCCCAA GGCGCGGGTGGTGGGCTGGCCGCCGGTGAGGTCGTTCCGCAAGAACGCGCTCGAGAACGTCGCCGCCGGGTCCACCAGGGCGGCCTGCGCGCCGGCCAAGTTCGTCAAGGTGGCCGTCGACGGCGCGCCCTACCTGCGCAAGGTGAACCTGCGGGACTATGCCGGCTACGACCAGCTCCTCCGCGCGCTCCAGGGCAAGTTCTGCTCCCACTTCACCATCA GGAAGTTCGCGAATGACGAGATGAAGCTGGTGGACGCGGTGAACGGGACGGAGTACGTGCCCACCTACGAGGACAAGGACGGCGACTGGATGCTCGTCGGCGACGTCCCCTGGAA GATGTTTGAGGAAGCCTGCCAACGCGTCCGCCTGATGAAGAACTCCGAGGCCGTGAACATAG CACCCAGAGCTGCCCGGTGA